From Paraburkholderia sprentiae WSM5005:
TCCGACACCGGACTGACGGAAGAGCCCGTTGCTTGCGCATCGTTTCGCGCGACGCCCGACGTCGCGCCACGAACCGATTGCCGCAAGCGCGTGAACGCCTGACTCGTGCGCGCATCGCGCTGGTCGCGTGCGTCGTAGAAGTCCTTGCTGAGCCACTGGCCGACACTCATCATCAGCGAGCCCGCCGCGCTCTTGAAGCGCACCCATGCGTTGCCGGTGCGCGCCAGTTGCGCGGCAGCCTCGACTGCCTCGGCGGCGAGCCGGTCCAGTTCAGCGTGCAGATAGTCGGCGAAATGATGCAGGCCATGCTGATTGCCGTTCGACGATTTGCGCTCCAGCTCGACGTGCTCTGCAATCAACGATTGATTGGCCACGCGAATAAACGCCGGCGTATCGGTGCGCGCGCCGCCGCCGCGGCGAATCGCCACACCGATGTTGGCGGACGCCTGGGTGCGCTTGCCAAGCGGCGGCATTTGCCACTTGTCGCTCAGGTACTTCAGGAGGCTGCAATGATCGAATCGTTCGTTGCACACGCCGGCTTCGCACCACGGCGACACCAGGATCGCGGGAACGCGTACGCCGAGTCGTTTGAAATCGAAGCTTGCGGTGTGCTCGTCGGGTGCGACGGCGTCGGCCGGAGGCGATACGTGATCGTAGAAACCGCCGTGCTCATCGTAGAGAATCACCAATAACGTGCGCTCCCACAGCGCCTGATTCGAGCGCAGCGCGTTGTAGGTATCCGCGATCAGCTTCTCCGCCTTCATGATGTTATGCGGCGGATGATCGTCGTTCTGCGCTTCGCCGAAGTACTTCGGCTCGATCAGCACGAATTGCGGAAATCGATCGGCGGGTCCCGCTGCGTCTTCGAAGAACTTGTCGAAAGAGCGGTAATTCGCGAGGTTTTCCGCACGTCGCTGGTTTTTGAGCAGCAGCGAAGCGGGGAAATCGTAGAAGTAGACGCTCCATGTTTTGCGCGCCGCATTCAGCCGATCGAAGATGGTGTCCTGATCCTGCTCGGTGTACCAGCGCGGGTTGAGCCCGTCGAGTCCCGCGGGCATGTCTATCTCGCCTTTCGACGTACCTGTCAGCGCGAAGAAACGGTTCGGCCATGTCGGCCCCGGCAATGACGAGAACCACCGATCGCACACGGTGAATTGCGAACCGAGCGTATGCAGCGCTGGCAGAAAGCCGGGCGGGTAATAGCCCATCACGTCTTGCCGCGCGGCGAGGCTGCTGTTCGGATAGTCGTTCACGAACGAACGCACGAAGCCGCTGTTGTCCGCGGCGATCTGTTCCATCACGGCCTTGTGCCCGTGATTCGGATCCTGCTTCATCTGCCGCTCGCGCGTCACACGCGGATGGAATGTGTTGCCTTTACCGTCGGCGTTCGATTTGCCGGCGGCGTTGCGCACGCCGTCCAGTTTGTCGTGCACGGCATCGAGGCAGCCGAGCATCTGGTCAAACGAATGATTCTCCAATAGCAGCAGCACGACGTGTTCGATCGGATCGTTCTGCGCGTTTTGCTCGACGTCACTCATCTTTATCGCTCCACTCGGGCCGGGATGGACTTCGCGTTGCAAAGTTAGCGTAAAACGCGTGCTGGCGAAAGTGCCTCGCTTCAAAACGGATCTGCATGCCACGCTAAGCCTATTGGGTCACGTGCATGATTCGCTCAACGTAGCATCGACTCAACTGCCGCCCGAGAAGATCGGACCTTGCGCGCCCGGCGCGAACGACGGGAAGATGTCGCCGGACGGCGCGGCCGCCGCCGGTGCGGGCAAACCCGACTGCGACACCGGTTCGCGCGACGTCGACGCGCTATCGGGCGCAATGGGCACACGCGGCTTCGCGAGCAGTTCGGTCTTGCGCATCGAGCCGACCGACGTGCCGAAGTAGTAGCCGATGATGCTGATCCACGCCGTTCCCAACGCGCCGACGATCACGTTGACGAGATCCTTGTTGGTGCCCGGCAGAGGCTGGAACGCCATCAGCAGCAGAATGC
This genomic window contains:
- a CDS encoding alkaline phosphatase family protein, with the protein product MSDVEQNAQNDPIEHVVLLLLENHSFDQMLGCLDAVHDKLDGVRNAAGKSNADGKGNTFHPRVTRERQMKQDPNHGHKAVMEQIAADNSGFVRSFVNDYPNSSLAARQDVMGYYPPGFLPALHTLGSQFTVCDRWFSSLPGPTWPNRFFALTGTSKGEIDMPAGLDGLNPRWYTEQDQDTIFDRLNAARKTWSVYFYDFPASLLLKNQRRAENLANYRSFDKFFEDAAGPADRFPQFVLIEPKYFGEAQNDDHPPHNIMKAEKLIADTYNALRSNQALWERTLLVILYDEHGGFYDHVSPPADAVAPDEHTASFDFKRLGVRVPAILVSPWCEAGVCNERFDHCSLLKYLSDKWQMPPLGKRTQASANIGVAIRRGGGARTDTPAFIRVANQSLIAEHVELERKSSNGNQHGLHHFADYLHAELDRLAAEAVEAAAQLARTGNAWVRFKSAAGSLMMSVGQWLSKDFYDARDQRDARTSQAFTRLRQSVRGATSGVARNDAQATGSSVSPVSEK